GGGAAattgaagaaacagaaataagcAATGATGTAGCTGATGATCAGAGTGAAAAGCAAGATCCCTCTGTAGAAGGTAATGCTGGTACAATAATGAAACatttgtgtatgtgtatatattttaatttcatagaAAATCAGCTGTTTTCTTGCTAGCCAAAATCCTgtatttgctgtatttttatcCTCTAGCTAGGATTTACTTCTGATTGGAACATTATCAAGGACGTACCCTCTGATTTGATAGGTGCTAAGCAAGGAGTTAGATCCACATTGATGAGGAAGGGTAAAGCTTTTGGGTGACTTCTCTCTTGGTCTGCAATGTGAGAGTCAGTGCTGAGGTCAGCTCTGAGCAGTAGCTTGGCCTGTTGTATTTAAGATGGGTCTCTGTCCTGCTAAAGCAGTCTGAAGACAACAGGAGCAGATGTTTCCTATCACTTAGCAcggggcagggaaagggaatgggaatCCCTCATTGATGTTATTTTGCACACACAAGGATTCTCTTTACATCCACTCCAGAGAAAATGGAACTATTTTTCAAAAGGAGGTGGAAGGTGAAGCTTAGAACCCCATCATTTGTCCTAATGGGTGTGGGTCAGTTTGGGGAATGATAAGAGGGCAGCTACTGAGAGTGGATtgctattttctgtttttttttttttttttgctttgcaaagCTCAGAAAAGCAGGAACTACCTTACACAGATGTTGTATGAAAATGTGGGAGGACTTTTGTATTAATTTGATCTATAGTGATCCTATCAGTCAGGTTGTTGGTCCACATAGATGAAAAATAGAGCCTGCTTCATTGTCAGATTTAATTCATTCCCTAAAGTCTTCACCTGGCAGCCTCAGGCAGGTTTTACACCTTGTGTTTATTAGCAGAGGTAACCAGGGCCCTATTTCTTTGTTGCTCAGATGGACTTTCACATCTCACTTCTGAAGCAGAGTCACCATCTGGTGAGCAGAGATTTAACCAGTTCATGGAGAAACTGGGAAAGAAACCCAGCAGCAAGAATCTGGATCTAAATAATTGTGCACTGAGTGCAGAAGATATAACAGAGTTGGGTAAATGCACATTTTGTTCAACTAATCACTTCatgtatttctttaatttttatttgcctGTTCTATTATTGCCtctcctcttttcccttccctttcttttatACAGGCCATTTTAACATTTCATCTAATGGTCTCAGGTCCCTgagaaatattaattaataaattatgtcaattatgtaatatatataaatatagaaatcaCCCAGGTCTGTGAAGCAGATTATTGTCCTTACACTCGAGCTACAGATAAGAAAAGTGAGGTACAAATTGTCATTGGCTTTATAATTATGTATTGGTAGTAGAAAACATCTCAACACTAAGACATAGTGTGTGCAGAagcatgaaaacagaaaagctttttcttttctttccttacagCTTCTTTACTGCCGTTTCTCCCAGAGCTGGAAGAGCTCAGCCTGTCCTGGAATGGTTGTGTTGGAGGCACTTTGAAAGCTCTCACTGTCCCTCTTCACCACGTGAGCCTGTTAAAAGTCCTCCGACTCAACAACTGCCGGCTGACAGCTGAGGATGTCATCTCCTTAGGTACAGGATTGCATTTCCATTTACTTCCAGACAGCTTGGGGCTGATGTAATCCATCTCATCTCTTCCTACATCCtactcctgctgctgccacactggGCAAAGTAAACTCCTGCTGTGAAACAGTAGAAACTTGGGCTTATGGGTGACCTTACACCTTTAGGTAGCTCTGCAGAGTTCATTCCTCAGGGTGTGAAGCTTTCATACTCAGAAGGGAAGAGAATCCAGTCCTATTTGcaggaaagaatatttttattttggattgctttttttttgcctagAAGCAGAGTCAATCACAATAGGGTCAGTTTAGGTCTTGGAGCTGCAGGACAGGTGAGTGCTCATCATGAAAACCCCAATGGTCTTTTGGGACAAGACTTAAAACCAGAAGTGCTGCCTCAGAGCTTTATGATTTGGTGTTTTTTCAACTCTGGGAGacatttatttctctgcttACTTCTGTGATTGGAGTGCCTGCACTCTGCTTTCTGCAAAGTGAAAGATGGAAAGATTTTTCAGGTGGTGTTGCACACTCAGGTTCTGGCATGGAGTCACCTCTGGGCCTGGAGTTTACTCTGGAGTGGATCTGTGGTTTGTATTTAAAAGAAGGGCAGACACAAtcaattataaattataaaagtTATTGCTTATTTTGAAAGTTCTAAAATGGACCTGAGTTATAAAGCTGGGCTTTGTTTATGTCATTCATATCCAAGCCTTTTCCAGGAAAGGTTCAGAAATAAAATGACATATATGGTGGTGGATCAAAAATGAGTCTTGCAATCTCTTGGGGAGGAAATAAGCATCTCTACAAAAGCTAGTGAAAATAACTGCTCTGTTTCTGATGAGTGTGAAatctgtatttaattttctattattttttcaaattaatttcattattttccaaACCCTTCTCATAGATTTGGTTTTTGTTCGTTGgtgttctttttctccttctgaatTTTATTGGTTATTTTTGCAATTGATTCTTTCTGCCAGGTTCTTCAATGCTGTTTCCTTCCCAGTTCAGTTTAGCTtctgctgggacagacagaAAATTGATCACAGAACTTGAATTTCCAGACAAAATGTGATGCCTTTGACACGTGGGATAGCAACAGTCAGTTTGCATTGATTTTGCCTGTGATTTTGAAAACAACTTGTGTATTTAGGCCAGTCCTGGCTGTGTGACCTTGTCCACATCTCTCTGCAGAAATGTGGCCTCTTGTGGACTCAGCACATCCTGCTTAGAAATCAATGTCTGAAATATAACCATAATATCAACCTATTCTATGTAGTTGCTCAGAGCTTGACTGTGAAAGGTGATAGGAAACAATTCCTGGAGTTATATTCCTTTATTTATCCTCTGGGAGGAGAATGTGCTTGGAAATCTATAGTCCTCATGTCAAACAGAAACAGGCTATGCTGCACTTCTCAACTCTAGAGCATTGCTCAGTATTCAACACTGAggcaataatttaaaataaatgcaaaaataagaattaaaatgtGGCCTCTCCTCTCAAATCAAGATATTCACTTATggaagtaattatttttctattataaatcttttgtgaaaaaataattttgaaaaccACACAGACATGAAAGGATGTTACTATTAAAATACAATTCTCAATTATTAGactttagattaaaaaaatgtgtATGACACTTTGAAATTGCATTTGCATATGGTCTGATTAATTGATCTTTCTTGGGAATGAGTTTATGCAAATAtgctctgcctctctcctcTACAAAGGAAGTTAGGAAGCTGGATTTTACAGTGGGATGTCAGTATTTCAAATAAGCACTAACACAGTTCACATTGACAGGTGTGTCAAGCCttgaaaatgctgatttttctgAATGTAGTAAAAGTCAGTTCTGTCTGCCTTGAAATCATGGGAAAGTTAGTTTGAGTCAAAACAGTGCTCATCTTGGTTTCTTAtgaattgattcagaaattcCTGTCAGAAATGAAACTTTCATGTTTCAGAAATAATTGTGAGAGGAATTCTTTCATTCCCTCCAAAATGACCTGTGGATGCAGTACAGAGGATGTTGGAAATTTGCCAAATAAAACAGAGCAGAACTCTACAGGACAGTAAATTCAGACTTGTCACTTGTATTGATTTCCCTCTAGACTGGACTTTCTGGTCCCAGCACCGGCCTAACAGCCTGATGAGGGTTTGGGAACTTGAAtaaatttcagttttgtgtGCACTGTGACAATGACTTGTGATCTATGTTGCTCCTTAGACAATGTGAGATTTTACACAACATTGCTGCATAAGCAATAATTCATTTATTTAACAATTTTCCTGGCAAGACATTCATCATAAAGTAATTTGAGTATTAAGTAGCTAACCTTCCTCTTTAATATATTCCAAACCTGTATTTTGTTTGCACTGAAATTTATACTTGGAATGACTCATTCTAGACTTCTCTTGCAGGAGAGGCATTTGAAATTGTTTCTCAGCTTGAAGAACTGGATTTATCATGGAACAGTAACATTGGTGGTAAACTATCACTGCTGACAAAAAAGCTTCAGGAAGGATGCAAATTAAAATGTCTGAAAATGACAGACTGTAACCTGACAGCAAAGGATGGAGAATCCCTTGGTATGTGTGTccatggagctgggctgaggcTGGCTTCACAAAAATGAACTTATTTGACTTAGATAATGGCTGTATTGAGCTCAATGTcaatgaaaaatttaatttatttcaagcTCTGCATTGTAACAGTATTTATGATGTGGAGATTTAGTGCACTTGCTTTCAAAGAAGAAAGCTGTTCTCTCTAATCATATGAGAGAGGGTTGAGAAGACCTAAACCACAGTCTGGCTGCCTCAGTAGTACAGGGTTTCTGGATGTTTTGAGAGAATTTCCAACACTAATTGCTCAAAATTAATCAGCTGAATATGTAATTAGCCATGGGATTGGAAAGAAGGTCTGAGGATTGGGAATTTAGGCTGAGTTGGCAACCACTGACCATCCTTCCCTTCTGTCCTCTCACCATAGCAGCTTAATCCTGTGTGGTCTTTTTATCTCATTGTATGTTTTAAAAGGTGTTTGCTCAGTAAAGAGAAGCCCCATGGCTCTCATCTCCACTGCAGGAGGAGCCCCATATGTAACAGACATTCCTATGTATTTTCAttagaaaattttatttctgtttgtatttctgctttttattcctCTGTATTTTTCTAACAGTCCCTGTACTTtttccacttttatttttataaatgtttttcGCAGATTTTTATGATTCCTACCCAGTCTTTATTTACTGCCTTGTTTAGGTAGAACAGGAACTTAGCAAGTCTAAACCACACTGACAGGCAAACCCTGACCACGTCTTCCTGTTTATCATGGTGCTGTATTTTTCTAGGGTTCATCTTGTATGTATTCTAGACAATTACcaattctgattttcttttcttttctttttttttttccccagctgaaCTTCTAAATGTGATCCCAGACCTCGAAGTATTAGATGTCTCTATCAACAAAAACATTGGCTGCAGCATGAAGGTTATTGCTCAGGATCTGAAAAATGTTCCAGGCTTGAAAGAGTTAAACTTGCACATGTGTGGATTAAAGCAAGACAGCCTCCAGGGCTTAGGTTAGACTTTATGTTCAGAAAACTTTCATTCTGAATATATTGTACATCTGAAAACCATTTAAGAAAGGCAATGAGGTGGGATTTTGCTGATGGTTTGGCAGTATTAATGGGCAGTCATGATTTGCTGTTTGAGGATTGGTAAAAGACTCCAGGGCCTTTCAGCAGGAGCTGAATTTATCTCCCCTGAGCTCAAGTTTGTGAAAGTCATTGGGGAGAGTCAACCTCCACACCATTTATCTGAGACACATCTCAGAGCTGTGGCTCCCTGGATGTGCTTCCTCTTTCCCCAGACAGGACACAGACAAGGACACACACAGGCCAGCTAACTTCTAACAAGCTAATCCTGCTTTCCAAAGGAAATCCAAATTCACCATTACCACTTAAAGTGTGCAGTGAAGCTACATGAAATGGTCTTGCTATCTGTGTCTCTCCCTAGTGGATGTGGCAAAACACCTGGCATTAATGAGCACATCCAGCAGTAATTTCTGCAAAAGGCTGAGGATTGACTGGATGTGGGGGATGAGCTGGCCTCACCTTCACCTGCTCTGCCAGAGAAGAATGGAGCTGCATGGACAGGGAGGCTTTGCTGCATTACTGAGTGTCTGCTGTGATTATGCACTGCAGCTTAGCCCAGGAGCTTTGCCTGCAATACCTTGTGCAAAGTTTGACGTTGAAGTAAATAAATGGCAAAGCCCTGACCTGGGCTGTTGTGGCAGCCAGTGACCAGCCTGTTCCCTTTTGCATTTCAGACACTGCTTTACAGCACCTTGCAGAGCTAAGGAAATTAGACATCTCGTGTAACAGAGAGATTGGTGGTGGCTTTAAAGCCTCAACAGCTCATTTGGCCAGCTTGAAAAATCTGGAAGTCCTTGATCTTCACCAATGCTGTATCACAGAAGAGGACGTGACTGTTTTGTGTAAGGACATGTTGAGGAAATTTATTAAGAATCTtggttttttcttctgaaaatatcTCAAAGACATAAAAGATTCTGCCTGGCAGAAGAGCTGAACTCAGTACTTTTTTTCATCAGGCAGCTCTGAAAATGCAGTGTGGGAGAGGGCTTTCTTGATAAATATGGAATGGGTTTTTGCTGAACAAAAGGAAATCTCAGTGTCTGATCCCATGTGGAACTAAGGAGCTGAATCTGCCATGATTCAGACCCACAATGTGGGTCTGCCACCAAATGTGGGAACTGCCACCAAACACTGTTATTTTTTGATAATCAGTAATTTAAGAACATCCAGGGGCAGATCCCCCAGGGATATAAGTTGGATGGATCCATGGGGGGTTTGTGCATGGAAATAAAACAGCCTAAATCCCCCTTGGTGAGCTGCACACCAAGAAGAGGGTGATTTTAGGAGATcttgcattgctgctgctgctgctgtgtgctttcTCCAGGTTGAATTGATGCAACTATAAACACTACTATGAAGAAAAAGTCATTTCCCAATCAATTTGTGAGACagtttatttctctctctctattATCATAACTTTGTTTCTACTcttaacaacaaaaaatcccatgACTCAAAGCCTATATTGCCCACATCCTATTTTCCATGACAAAGAAGATAACTTGAAGatttgatgatgatgatgaagctTTAAGAAATAATCAGTATTAGTAATATCAatcacaatttatttttaatgtattttataataaaGAATAATAACATTAAGACAAAGAAGTTTCAGTTAGCAATGAAGATATTTGGAAATTCCCTACTTCACCCAGAAAATTTCCAGGAAACCATGTTCTGACAAACTTCCACATAGTATGGAATACTTAACTTCTGAAACAGTGTTACTGAAAATGACAAGGCTATTTATGGTCTAAAACATTACTCACCAAGAACTTGGGTGTAAAAACTTGGCTGGCTTTGACTTTTGGATTGatttataaagaaaagaaattatgtcAGGCTACACAACAATTATGTCAAGCTATGCAACTACACATTTGTTATGGATCAGTGACAttctaataaatatttcatgtttttgtAGCCCAGGTGATACCTTTACTCTCCAATCTTCAAGAGCTGAATTTATCCTCGAATAAAAATGTAGGACTCTCATCAGATCCTCTtctgggcaggctcaggtttTTACCAAAGCTGAGATCTGTGACCATCAGCAATTGTGGCTTAGGTGAAGAGTCCCTTTCATCACTAGGTAGGAATGTTTCTTTAAAGTGTGCCCATTCTCTGTGTATCCCTGTAGGACAAAGCATTCCCTCTCCTTTGGCTGAACTCCAAGGATCATGGTTACCTTATACCTCGGGTCCTGAGTGAAAAGCCTGTGATGAAACCACTGCTTTGTGGGACCAGGTTGCAAGGGAAGAGAATTGTATGACTTCCTCTACTGTACCTGAGGGGATGGAGTTCTTTTAGTGCTTTGTCTGATAGAGAGCTTTTATATACCCAttaattttgggggaaaaaagaaaaacattattttaattaagcTGAAATCATAGTCTGGATGTAACACTTCAGTCAGTGGGGTAAAGCTTTGACTGAGGGTATTTAACCTCAACTGCAGGTGAAAATTTCAGTAGAAACTTTCTGGGGCAGAGTTCAGCATGGGGCACTGGAGGAAATGACTGCAGGGGGAAAAGATATTGCACAGCTGTGAAGAAAAGTCCAATCTAACACAGGATATGTAAATTCAGCCTCTTTTACCTACTTATTGCAAATCTCTGGATTAGTGGCCTTTGATAGGTGTTCCATATGGCACATGAAATCTTAGTACAGAGGGATCTCTCAGTTACTGTGTATTGTGCACTTGTATTTCATACTATGTACTCGTGCCATTAAACCTGGAGTAAGACTTGACTGCCTCCAGCAGAAGCAGTAGCAAGCTAAGCTGGTCAGAGGTCCTTGCAGAAAGAGTATTATGTTTATATCACTACAGTTATGTAAGAGTGACACCATGGAAATCAGAGCTGTCAAAAGACACAAAGCATCTCACCTTAAATAGTGAgttcacagcaaaaaaaatcgTCTTTAAATTGATATAAAATGGTTTAAAAGCAAGctgttaaattaaattaattcaatGCAACAAGGCCAAGGCAATAATGCAAATAGAAAGACAAAACCTCTCTCCATAGAGTCCTGATAGATTCTATAGGCAGAgccttcttattttcttttgtctgaCTTTTTTGGAATAAAACAATTCATTTTAAGCACAATCTGGCTGTTAGGATCTTACTTACGGGTGAATTGCAGGTGAGGTGTCTGTTGAGGCCATGTTGTTTTCTATTAGTAAGCAGAAGTTGCTGGTCTTAATCTTTTCAGCTGAGGCTGCCCTTCACCTTCCTGAACTGCAGATATTAGATCTTTCTTGGAATAAGTGCGTTGGTGGCAACCTAAAGCTGCTTTTGGGAGCACTAAAGCTTGCAATGGAGATTCAAGTGTTAAGACTGAGCAGCTGTAACCTGGTGGCTGAAGATTTGGCACTTCTAAGTAAGTATAACATGGTATTTACTAGCACTAAAGGAACTAGGGCGTTTAGACCACAATTCAGAAGGGGCTTGTTCCATGGGCTGAGCACGTTTTTGCATAAATCAaatgaaaacatggaaaatacaGGAGTATTTCTCCCACAAAgggctttcatttttctgtctgtCCTGGACATGCCCAGTGGAAAAGCTGAAAAGGCTAAACGGCAAAGAATATTTAAGCACTtttatctattaaaaaaaaaaggcagcataATTTAGAAAATGTAGGGTTTGCATCTGTTTTTTATCTCAAATATTTAAAGCTGCATTTGaggagttttattttgttcagatGCTGTTTTATGGCTCAGTACTTTAGAGGAAATATCTGTGCTGACAGCCAGGAATACAGGCACTACCAGCTCCCAGTCATTAGGTAGGTTTCTGGAGTCAGACTACTGGGGGAGAATTAAACCAGAAATGTTTTCACCCACCTCTTAGCAGCTGTTAAGAAATACTGGAAAATGGGAACCTATAAAGGAATAAATTCTATGATCCTTTTAAACACTTGCTAATTTTATACTCATCTTTCTGAGTCTGTGGGCCTGACTCAGGTTTTGTGTCTGACATTGGCAATAGCTGTGTGACATCTGTAAGGCCCTGGAATATAAAATCTGGTGAGGTGAAGCCCAAATACTTTTGACTTCAAAAACCATCACCCTTGATGGGTGTCTCCTTTGCCAATCATATGTTAAGGACCCCTTTAGGGAATATTTGGCCCTCCCACAGTGAGAGGTGGCTGTTGTAGTCAGTCATGCAGCCTCACCTAgttttgctttcctctttctAAATCTCCCTGAAAAGCCTGTCTGCCTCTTACAATTGGCACTTGATGTGACCTCCTTCCAACTGACTCCAAGGTTTTCAGGCTGCCACACTCTTTTAACTCAGTACTTTGTTCCTTTTGAACTGCCCGTGCTTTAAATGTTGTAAACTCCTTCAGCTGTTATAAAACTGTCTTTCTGAGATCAGCAGCAAGTGATTTTATGCTGCTGAGGAGTTAAATCTTGCTGTTTGACTGCTGGAATGAGGTATTAAAATATCAGTTCCTCTTCTGAGAAGCTTTTAAAGCAGTTACCAGGATTTATTAATTGTGTTTGTGTCTCTCATCTCTCACAGCATCCCTGAGGCAAGATGGCCACTTGGCCAGATTGCAGAAGCTGGATTTGAGTTATAACAACACCATCTCTGATGAAGGCTGGGCTGTTTTCTGCCAAGGTTTAGGAGCATTCAAGGATCTCTCAGAGTTGGATGTGAGCCTCAGTCCATCGTCCTGCAGGGACTGTGGGCAGTGGTTTGGGGAGCTGTtggcagcactgacacagctgcCAGCCTTGGCAGAGCTGGCCATGCAAAGATGGGCCCTTTCAGAGTGCCAGAGGAAGCAAATGGAAGGCTTTAATCAAGACAACAAAAGAAACATTCGTTTTGACTGTTGATGAAGGTTGGAGGTGTGTGGAAGGCCTTTTGGGAGCAGCACATGAACCATTATGTGTCTCAGAAGACTGCAGTTTTTAATAATCTCTTGAAATAGTTTCACAGTTATAGAAAACTGTTATTTGACCTTCTGCAACATAGATCATTCCATTTCATAATGTCCTTTCAGACTCTCTGGGCCATGCTTACACTACTCAATCTTCATGTTGTGAATATTGCCAAGgccacagagcagtgctgggtcaGAGGGACCTGCTG
The nucleotide sequence above comes from Ammospiza caudacuta isolate bAmmCau1 chromosome 11, bAmmCau1.pri, whole genome shotgun sequence. Encoded proteins:
- the LRRC31 gene encoding leucine-rich repeat-containing protein 31, with protein sequence MEKTDDQNCQDRHEEDNPKSSPFDFVIKQFQGKKCAPEKRKEPPSAIKQFFKGFDFGKSEGKDRREIEETEISNDVADDQSEKQDPSVEDGLSHLTSEAESPSGEQRFNQFMEKLGKKPSSKNLDLNNCALSAEDITELASLLPFLPELEELSLSWNGCVGGTLKALTVPLHHVSLLKVLRLNNCRLTAEDVISLGEAFEIVSQLEELDLSWNSNIGGKLSLLTKKLQEGCKLKCLKMTDCNLTAKDGESLAELLNVIPDLEVLDVSINKNIGCSMKVIAQDLKNVPGLKELNLHMCGLKQDSLQGLDTALQHLAELRKLDISCNREIGGGFKASTAHLASLKNLEVLDLHQCCITEEDVTVLSQVIPLLSNLQELNLSSNKNVGLSSDPLLGRLRFLPKLRSVTISNCGLGEESLSSLAEAALHLPELQILDLSWNKCVGGNLKLLLGALKLAMEIQVLRLSSCNLVAEDLALLTSLRQDGHLARLQKLDLSYNNTISDEGWAVFCQGLGAFKDLSELDVSLSPSSCRDCGQWFGELLAALTQLPALAELAMQRWALSECQRKQMEGFNQDNKRNIRFDC